The Leishmania major strain Friedlin complete genome, chromosome 31 genome contains a region encoding:
- a CDS encoding ribosomal protein l7/l12-like protein, protein MRQSVLACDVVRRRVATAALFTSHRAIINGVASNRIPRGMTPLGVPCSEDVLEALAEAYVNMDMATMTAFHKKAMTEMLRAGGGDGGAEPAAVDYEEHLLRASGGFSGAAVATSTPAAPVAPGGDAAAAESAAPLVKKAPEKTAFDITLKMFPAETKIKLIKELRSVCGLSIQEAKTAIDKCPGVIARQVPKSDAEKLKDAMVKLGAEVELM, encoded by the coding sequence ATGCGACAGAGTGTCCTTGCATGCGACGTCGTACGGCGGCGTGtggccaccgctgccctcTTCACGTCACACCGAGCCATCATCAACGGCGTGGCGAGTAACCGCATTCCGCGTGGCATGACACCGCTGGGCGTGCCGTGCAGCGAAGATGTGTTGGAGGCGCTGGCAGAAGCCTATGTGAACATGGATATGGCTACCATGACCGCCTTTCACAAGAAGGCGATGACGGAGATGTTGcgtgccggtggcggtgacggggGGGCCGAACCCGCTGCGGTGGACTACGAGGAGCATTTACTACGAGCTTCGGGCGGCTTTagtggtgctgctgtcgccacATCGACCCCGGCTGCTCCGGTGGCTCctggcggtgacgctgcggctgcggagaGTGCGGCTCCATTGGTCAAGAAGGCACCTGAAAAGACGGCTTTCGACATCACCCTCAAGATGTTCCCGGCTGAGACCAAAATCAAACTGATCAAGGAGCTGCGGTCTGTCTGCGGGCTCTCCATCCAGGAAGCGAAGACGGCGATCGACAAGTGCCCCGGCGTGATCGCCCGCCAGGTGCCGAAAAGCGACGCGGAGAAGCTCAAGGACGCTATGGTGAAGCTAGGGGCCGAGGTGGAGCTGATGTGA
- a CDS encoding putative protein kinase translates to MEAAPAAAAPRLPQAPKRPREESDAPLQESSNGSVPANFSNEASVTTPVAGTELVVDVDQPETNAQASAVDAPRSRSRGLAAVGPGSTSPVAASRSGTDGANNCQPAAAVTTLSSSSASADARRFKQPTLAAYGLVSDTMTLKKEISDRDSHIEELNREVEGLRAEAGRRNDQINFMDGQCRQYQRKLEHFQSVMRQEMLSAAQKDRSEARRVLYQKHFELGQTATWHSNGQTVWMEGDRVRTLFLKLADLTQKREEVEALKKAAQSNVKHLARQEREREDSGAGPDLQDALMAAQMEYQLRASEHAALTNTIADVKLKQTEIEHEKKAFVKEMRRVNDEDTSEFLAIPTIGEGDRYVLMHLLGKGGFSEVWKAFDLVEGRYVACKIHHIQREWPAQTRTHYLRHAQRELDIMRALDHPHLTHLYDVFPRGDNMFISVMEYSNGMDLDTYLKRYRIFKEADARLIFLQVVDVLRYLASLDSPIIHYDLKPANILLHRDDPTILDIKITDFGLSKIIGATREGPSDNPSIELTSQGTGTYWYLPPECFETSSTPRISNKVDIWSAGVIFYQMLFGKRPFAEGESQRRIWQEKLIIQSARTLHFPDTPKVSEEAKDIIRGCLAFNERERCDVFQLSQDPYLFRTSRRSAHKAKSAAPAGVGSSNSPLMPPVTDATPAS, encoded by the coding sequence ATGGAGgccgcccccgctgccgccgcgccgcgacTGCCGCAGGCCCCAAAGCGACCCCGCGAAGAAAGTGACGCCCCGCTACAGGAGAGTAGCAACGGCAGCGTGCCCGCTAACTTCTCCAACGAGGCCTCCGTCACCACACCTGTTGCCGGTACGGAgctcgtcgtcgacgtcgatCAGCCAGAGACGAACGCGCAGGCGTCGGCCGTTGATGCCCCGCGTTCACGATCGCGTGGACTAGCCGCCGTCGGGCCAGGCTCCACCTCACCTGTCGCGGCCTCCCGCAGCGGCACTGACGGTGCCAATAACTGCCagccggctgcagcggtcACAACACTGTCGTCGTCTTCAGCCTCTGCGGACGCGCGCCGCTTCAAGCAGCCCACCCTTGCCGCCTACGGCTTGGTCAGCGACACGATGACGCTCAAGAAGGAGATTAGCGACCGTGATAGTCACATCGAGGAGCTCAACCGCGAGGTGGAAGGGCTGCGTGCCGAGGCGGGGCGGCGCAATGACCAGATAAACTTCATGGACGGTCAATGCCGGCAGTACCAGAGGAAACTGGAGCACTTCCAGTCGGTCATGCGGCAGGAGATGCTGAGCGCTGCCCAGAAGGATCGCTCAGAAGCGCGGCGCGTCCTCTATCAGAAACATTTCGAGCTCGGCCAGACCGCGACGTGGCACAGCAACGGCCAGACGGTGTGGATGGAGGGCGATCGAGTGCGCACGCTGTTCCTGAAGCTGGCCGACCTCACTCAAAAACGTGAGGAGGTCGAGGCGCTCAAGAAGGCGGCACAGAGCAACGTGAAACACCTGGCCCGCCAGGAGCGCGAGCGGGAAGACTCCGGCGCCGGCCCGGACCTGCAGGACGCGCTGATGGCTGCCCAGATGGAGTATCAGCTGCGCGCCTCCGAGCACGCCGCTCTGACCAACACTATCGCCGACGTCAAGCTGAAGCAGACAGAGATCGAGCACGAGAAGAAGGCCTTCGTGAAGGAGATGCGCCGCGTGAATGACGAGGACACGTCCGAGTTCTTGGCGATCCCCACCATCGGCGAGGGAGACCGCTACGTCCTCATGCATCTACTAGGCAAGGGTGGCTTCTCCGAAGTGTGGAAGGCGTTCGACCTTGTCGAAGGCCGCTACGTAGCGTGTAAGATTCACCACATTCAACGCGAGTGGCCAGCTCAGACGCGTACTCACTACCTGCGCCATGCACAGCGGGAGCTCGACATCATGCGCGCGCTCGATCACCCGCATCTGACGCACCTCTACGACGTCTTCCCTCGCGGCGACAACATGTTCATCTCCGTGATGGAGTACAGCAACGGCATGGACCTCGACACCTACCTCAAGCGCTACCGCATCTTCAAGGAGGCCGACGCGCGGCTCATCTTTCTGCAGGTCGTGGACGTGCTGCGCTACCTCGCCTCCCTCGACAGTCCTATCATCCACTACGACCTAAAGCCGGCGAACatcctgctgcaccgcgacGACCCAACCATCCTCGACATCAAGATTACCGACTTTGGCCTCTCCAAGATCATCGGCGCCACCCGCGAAGGCCCCAGCGACAACCCATCCATCGAGCTCACCTCGCAGGGCACCGGCACGTACTGGTACCTGCCGCCCGAGTGCTTCGAAACCTCCTCGACACCGCGCATTAGCAACAAAGTTGACATCTGGTCCGCGGGCGTCATCTTCTACCAGATGCTCTTCGGCAAGCGGCCATTCGCCGAGGGCGAGTCGCAGCGCCGCATATGGCAGGAAAAGCTGATCATTCAatccgcgcgcacgctgcactTCCCAGACACACCCAAGGTGAGCGAGGAGGCCAAGGACATCATCCGTGGCTGCCTCGCCTTCAACGAACGCGAGCGATGCGACGTGTTTCAGCTGAGTCAGGACCCCTACCTGTTTCGCACGAGCCGCCGCTCCGCGCACAAGGCAAAAAGTGCCGCCCCCGCTGGCGTCGGAAGCTCGAACTCACCACTGATGCCACCCGTCACCGACGCAACACCGGCATCATAG
- a CDS encoding putative aldehyde reductase: protein MAARRVVRLPDGTAAPALGQGVWMMGETPENRTRELAALRAGMEAGMTLIDTAEMYGNGRSERLVAEAIKETPRERLFIVSKVLPTNASRAAIFRSCDASLQNIGTDYLDLYLLHWRGRVPLSETVTCMEELVKSGKIRRWGVSNFDVDDMKELWRVPGGDKCAVNQVLYHLGSRGIEYDLLPWLREHKVPVMAYCPIAQAGELKSELYKSTVVRSVAARHNATVTQVLLAFVLRSGHVIAIPRSSNPAHTEENAAADSIELTEADMAQLDAAFPAPKRKTHLDIV, encoded by the coding sequence ATGGCGGCTCGCCGTGTGGTGCGCCTGCCCGATGGCACGGCGGCTCCAGCGCTAGGGCAGGGGGTATGGATGATGGGTGAAACACCCGAAAACCGCACGcgcgagctggcggcgctgcgagcCGGTATGGAAGCGGGCATGACACTCATCGATACCGCAGAGATGTACGGCAACGGCCGCTCCGAGCGACTTGTGGCGGAAGCCATCAAAGAGACGCCACGCGAGCGGCTCTTCATTGTCTCGAAGGTGTTGCCAACAAACGCATCGCGAGCGGCCATATTTCGCAGCTGTGATGCCTCCCTTCAGAACATCGGCACAGACTACTTGGACCTGTATCTTCTGCACTGGCGCGGCCGTGTTCCGCTTTCCGAGACGGTGACGTGCATGGAGGAACTCGTCAAGAGCGGCAAAATTCGCCGCTGGGGTGTGTCGAACTTCGATGTAGACGACATGAAGGAGCTGTGGCGCGTCCCCGGTGGCGACAAGTGCGCGGTCAATCAGGTGCTTTACCACCTTGGCTCCCGCGGCATCGAGTACGATCTCCTTCCCTGGCTCAGGGAGCACAAGGTGCCAGTGATGGCCTATTGCCCCATCGCCCAGGCTGGCGAGCTCAAGTCGGAGCTGTACAAGAGCACCGTCGTGCGGAGCGTCGCGGCTCGCCACAACGCCACCGTCACACAAGTTCTACTTGCCtttgtgctgcgcagcggccacgTCATCGCAATCCCACGCTCCAGCAACCCGGCGCACACGGAGGAGAACGCGGCGGCAGACAGCATTGAGCTGACAGAGGCGGACATGGCACAGCTGGACGCCGCGTTTCCTGCCCCCAAGCGCAAGACACACCTCGATATTGTATGA